The Chitinophaga parva genomic sequence CATCAACCGGTCCCTCAACCACCTGAAGCGGGAAAAGAACCTGCAGCGCCATCATGAGCTGATAGGCCAGGAGATCACAGAGCAGGATGTTTTTGAGCGGCTGCACGAAAGTGAGTTGCAGGTGATGGTGTACGGGGAAATAGAGCGGCTGCCGGAGCAGTGTAAAAAGGTGTTTAAAATGAACCGTTTTGATGGCCTCAAATACCGGGAAATAGCGGAGCAGCTGCAGCTCAGTGAACGTACCGTGGAAAACCACATTGCCCATGCGCTGAAAGTATTGCGCAAGAACCTCCTGGAAGAAAAAAGCTTTAAGGCAAACTTTGAAAAATATAAGTCCCTGTTATTGATATTAAGCATGCACTAGTAGCATTTTTACATTTCCGCCAGTTCCGTTACCTACTGCCGGTTAAAATATTTTCAAAAAAGCCGCTTTAATTTTTTTTAAATTGGACTAGGGGAGAACCTTCCGGCCATTTGTCTAATACCAAACCAAATCTAAATGGCCCTGGAGGATCAAGCGTTATTATTGATCGTACGGCACCTTAACACCCCTGAAGACGAGCACCTGTCCACCGCTGTAGAGAACTGGAGAGCACAGGCCCCTGGCAATGAGACCTATTACCGGGAGGTCTGTAAATTATGGCAAGCTTCGTCCGCGGCCAGTGTATTGCGTGACATCGATGTAGCTACGGCTGTAGCAAGATTAGAAGAAAAAATGTCCCCGCTGCCGGGCGCTGTACCCGGCATGTATGCTGCTTATGAGGCCGGCGCAGCCCGTTCCCGCAGGAAGCGCTGGGCCTGGAGCGCTGCCGCTGCTGTGGCCGCCCTGCTGGCAGTAGCAGGCGGGTACCGCCTTACCCGGAAGGGAACGGTGAAAATGTTGACCCGCGCCACGCACCAGCTCCGTGACTCCCTGCAGCTGAGCGATGGTTCTACGGTGTACCTGGATGTTAACACCACCCTGGCTTACCCTGAAAAATTTGTGGCAGACAACCGGAACATTGTATTGGAAAATGGAGACGCGTTCTTCAAAATTGCGCAGGACTCCATGCGACCCTTTACCGTAACGATGGACAGGACGGCGGTAAAAGTACTGGGCACCAGTTTTAATATTCACAAGGATACCACCCATATCGCTGTGGATGTGAAAACAGGCCGTGTCATGTTCCTGTCGGACAACCAGCCCATGGCCGTGCTGAACGCAGGTACCATAGCGCGTTACAACCTGCAAACAGATAGCATCATCACCTATAGCAATCAAAATCAGAACAGCGATGCATGGCTTACCGGTGAGCTCCGTTTTGTGGATGAACCTTTGAAAAAAGTGTTCGGCAAACTGGAAGATCATTACCATGTGCAGATAGACCTGGATACCAATCTTTCCAACCTCGGGAAATTAAACGCCACATTCAATAACAATAGCCTGGAAGAAGTGATCAAGTTGCTGGAACAGACGTACCCCATCCGGATAGAGCAGCAGGGGGACCGGTTAATCGTCAAGAACAAATAATCTCTATAAAATGCCAATCTAACTTGTAGCGTATGAACCAAAATCTTTACCGCAGGCGGGCCGTATGGCTTTGCCAAGTATCCCTATTGGGTATGTTGTTCTCGCTGAACCCGGGAGCACCACTTTTTGCCCGGCAGGCTCCCACATCGGAGAAGCTGGAACCTTACCTGAAGCAGCTGGAGAACACGTTCCATGTTGCCTTCATTTATGATGGATCGGAGATCAACAAAGACCTGGTGATCGCCATTAATTCCCGCCGCCGCAACTCCGGCAAGCTGGACGATGCTTTGCGCGACCTGCCTTCCCAGGCGGGCATTGAATACACCATTGTAGGGAATAATGTGATCCTCAAAAAGGCCACTATAGCGCCTAAAGCGGCAGATGACAACGTGGTGGTAAAGGGCCGCATTACTACCAGGGAAGGCAGTAATACAGTACCCCTGCCCGGTGTGAACGTAATGCTCAAAGGCACGCGTACCGGTACCACTACAAATGGTAATGGTGAATTTGCCATCAAAGTGCCGCAGAACGGTGTCCTGGTATTTTCCATGGTTGGCTACAAGTCTGTGGAGCGGGTGGTAAGCGGCAGCAATCCCGTATTCAACATTGAACTGCAGCAGGAAAGTAAGTCGCTCAGTGAAGTGGACGTAGTGGCCACGGGTTACCAGACCCTGGACCGCAAGCTCTTTACCGGCGCAGCTACCACGCTGAAAGGATCGGACGTGAAGCGCGATGGTATCACCGACGTAAGCCGCATGCTGGAAGGCCGCGTAGCCGGTGTATCTGTGCAGAACGTATCCGGTACGTTTGGTGCGGCGCCCAAGATCCGCGTGCGTGGCGCCACCTCTATCAACGGTGATAATAAACCGCTGTGGGTGGTAGACGGCGTGGTGCTGGAAGACGTGGTGAACATCTCCAACGAACAGCTTTCCACCGGCGACCCCAATACGCTGATCGGCTCTTCTGTAGCGGGTTTGAACCCTGACGACATTGAGAGCTTCGTGATCCTGAAAGACGCTGCCGCTACCGCGCAATACGGCGCCCGCGCCATGAACGGGGTGATCGTAGTGACCACCAAGAAAGGTAAGAACACCGCCGGTGTACCGAATATTTCTTACACCGGTAACTTCACTTCTTACCTGAAACCTTCTTACAGCAGCTACGACATCCTGAATTCTTCAGACCAGATGAACGTATACCTGGAGATGCTGAACAAAGGATGGCTGAACCACTCTTCAACGGCTAATAATGCCAATGGCGGCGTATTTACCAAGATGTACAATGAGATGTACGATTATGATACCGCTACCGGCAATTATAAGCTGAACAACAACATCCCCAGTGAAAAGGCTTTCCTGCAGCGCTATGCGGATGCCAACACCAACTGGTTTGATGTGCTGTTCAAAAATTCGCTGATGATGGAACACTCCCTGAGCGTGTCTTCCGGTTCTGAAAGATCACAGTTCTATGCATCCACCAGCTTTCTCCACGATAACGGCTGGAGCATCGGGGACAATGTAAAACGCTTTACCGGCAACCTGAGAGGTTCTTTCAAGATCAACGACCGTCTTTCATTTGAGTTACTCACACAAGCCTCCGTGCGTGACCAGATGGCACCCGGTACATTAGGCCGTTTGAGCAACCCGGTGTTTGGCCAGTACGACCGTGACTTTGACATCAATCCCTTCAGCTATGCGCTCAACACCAGCCGCGTACTGACGCCGTATGATGACCAGGGCAACCTGGAATATTTTACCCGCGACTACGCGCCGTTCAATATCATCCATGAGTTGCAGAACAATACACTGGGCCTTACCCAGATAGACTTTAAAGGACAGGGTGGGCTGAAATACAAGATCACCAAAACGCTGCAATACTCCTTCGATGGTTCTTACCGCTATGCTAAAACCAGCCAGGAACATAAGGTGACGGAAAACTCTAACCAGGCCGAGGCTTACCGCGCAGGTGTGGCAGAGCAGAACACCACCATTATGAATAACAACCGTTTCCTGTACCACAACCCGGACGATCCGAATGCGCTGCCGGTAACGGTACTGCCTTATGGTGGTTTTTATAACACGGTGGATGATAACATTACCAACTATTATTTCCGTAATGCGCTGGAGTGGAACACTTCTTTCCGCCAGGACCACCTGGTGAATGTGTATGCTGCACAGGAGCTGCGCTATATTAACCGCCAGCACAAAACCTTTGATGGTTACGGCTACCAGTTTGACCAGGGGGGCGTTCCCTTCATTGATCCCAACATCGTGAAGCAGAACGTGGAGTCCAACTTCAACTACTACAGCATGAACTATAACTACGAGCGTTATCTGAACTACCAGATGCGCGCGGCTTACTCCTACAAGGGTAAGTATAGCTTCAATGCCACCGGCCGTTATGATGGTTCTAACCTGCTGGGACAGTCCAAGACTGCCCGCTGGCTGCCCACCTGGAACGTGTCTGGTGCCTGGAATATTGACAACGAGAATTTCATGCAGCGCAATACCCGCCTGCTGCATGTACTGAGCAGCGCCAGGCTGCGTGCCACTTATGGCCTTACCGCCAGCATGGGCCCTGCTACCAACTCCAGCCTGTACCTGCAGGCGCATACCACAAACCGTCCTTATCTTTCTGAAAGGGAAACGGTGCTGTACATTGCCGGCCTGGAAAACTCAGAGCTGACCTTTGAAAAGCAGAAAGAACTGGACCTGGGCCTGGACCTGGGTTTCCTGGGAGACCGCATTACCCTTACCGCGGATTATTATGACCGCCGTGGTTTTGACCTGATCGGGCCTATCCGTACTTCCGGTATTGGCGGGGAAGAGACCAAGGTGGCCAACTACGCAGACATGCGCTCCAAAGGCCAGGAAGTTACCCTGGGCATTGCCATCATCAAGCAGAAGGACTGGAGCTGGAATACGCAGCTCACCTTTGCGCACAATAAGAACAAGATCACGAACCTGAAGAATCAGCCCAATATCTTTGACCTGGTAAAGCCTGATGGCGGTGCCCAGGAAGGATATGCACAACGCGGTCTTTTTTCCATTCCGTTTGTTGGCCTCGACCACCTGACCGGTATTCCCTATTTTACCAATGAAGACGGTACGCGCAGCACCAACGTGTACCTGCAGAGTGACGTGACCAAGTACCTCCATTACGAAGGCCCGGTGGATCCTACGTTTACCGGCGGTTACTATAACTCCGTGCGGTACAAGGCGCTCACTTTCTCTGCCCTGTTAACTTTCAGTGCAGGCAACAAGGTAAGGCTGAACCCCATTTTCAAAACCAGCTATACCGACCTGGATGCCATGTCCTCCATCTTCCTGAAACGCTGGGAAATGCCGGGTGATGAAGCGCACACCAACGTACCTTCCATCATCACACCCCGTGAATCCGGTAAGCTGGATGGCTACCCGTACAACAACTACAACTACTCTGATGCACGCGTGGCAGATGGTGGCTTCGTGAGACTGAAAACAGTGTCCCTGGGCTACATGATGCCGCCTACCCTGGTGCGCCGGGCGGGCCTGAAAACGGCATCCCTTACGCTGGTGGCTAACAACGTGTGGCTGATCTACGCGGATAAAAAGCTGAATGGCCAGGATCCTGAATTCTTTGGTGCCGGTGGTGTGGCATTGCCCATTCCGCGCCAATTCACATTATCGCTCAAGGTTGGACTCTAATACTGCATCTCATGAAATCAAAATATCTTCTCCTATCCGCCGCACTGCTACTGTCTGGCACCTCCTGTAAAAAATACCTGGAACAGGCGCCGGACCAGCGTACCCAACTGAACACGGTACAGAAAGTGGCCGAAATACTGGGCACTGCTTACACGCAGGCAGACTATGCCACTTTCACGGAGGCGGCATCAGACAACGCCGAAGACAAGGGCATCAACGTAGGTACCCTGGACCCCATGAACCAGGACGCCTATAACTGGACGGATGTGCGCAGCCGCGATGGCGGTTCGCCCACCGGCTTCTGGAATGCCAGCTACGCGGCCATTGCAGCGGCCAACGCGGCCCTGGACGCCATTGCCAAAGCAGCCGACCCCAAGCCCTACCAGCCTTACAAAGGCGAGGCGCTGGTGGCCCGCGCTTATGCCCATTTTATGCTGGCCATTTTATATGCCACCCCGTACGAACCGGGTGGCAAGAACACTGCGCCCGGCATTCCGTATGTGGTTACGCCTGAAAAAGTGGTATTTCAAAAATACGACCGCGGTACCGTGCAGGAAACCTATGACAAGATCGAAAAGGACCTGCTGGAAGGCCTGCCCCTGCTGCGCAACAGTGCTTACGCCGTACCCAAATACCATTTCAATACGGCTGCTGCTTATGCATTTGCCGCCCGCTTCTACCTGTTCAAGCACGAATATGACAAGGTAGTGGAATATGCAACGGCCGCCTTCCCGGGCAATAGCTTTGCTTCCAATATCCGCCCGTGGAACACAACATACTACAATGCATCTGCCAATGAAATGCAGATCATGTTCACCCAGGCTTCGCAGAATTCCAACCTGCTGCTCACAGAAGCCCCTTCCATCTGGGCGCGTAATAACTCCTTCTACCGCTATGGAATGGGTTATTACCTCAATGATGAATTGAGCACACAGATGGTAACAGGCACTAATTTCAGTGGTGAAAAAATGTACAGCTACGGCGGTGCCAACTTCACTTTGCTGAAATGGAATGAGCTGTTTGTACGTTCCAGCCCTAATGCGAACATCGGTATCCCGTATGCCATGATGATACAGTTCACCGCAGATGAGCTGCTGATGAACAGGGCAGAGGCCTATGCAAACCTCGGGCAGAATGACCTGGCTCTGGCAGACATCAACACTTTTGCCAGCACCCGCATCCGCAACTACAATCCGGCTACCCATGGGGTAACGCTGGCTAAGATCGAGGACTTCTATGGCATCAGTGATCCCAAGCAAGGACTGGTACAGACCATCCTGGACTTCAAGAAACGCGAGTTCATACAGGAAGGCCTGCGCTGGCTGGATATTATCCGCCTGAAACTGCCGGTGGTACACAATGTGAAGGCGCAGAACAATAGCGATACCTATGTAACGCTGCAGCCGGACGATCCCCGCCGCCTGTTCCAGCTGCCGGAAGAGGTTGCGCTTTCCAACGTGCCCTTAAACCCGAGATAACAATATCAAAACTTGTCAAACATGAAAAAGCTATATATCATCAATTTGCTGGCGTTGGTATTGTTTGCGTTCAGCGCTTGTAAAAAAGATGAAAAACTGAGCACCAACCTGGACGCCATTGACCAGAACAACCTGCCCAAAACGGCCCTGGACAAATGGCTGGATGCCAATTTCGTGGTGCCTTACAATATCGAGGTAAAGTACCGCTGGGACCCGTTTGAGCTGAACCTGTCCAAAGACATGGTGCCCCCGCTGGAAGACCAGGTGGAACCGGCCATGCAAACGGTAACGGACGTTT encodes the following:
- a CDS encoding SusC/RagA family TonB-linked outer membrane protein — translated: MNQNLYRRRAVWLCQVSLLGMLFSLNPGAPLFARQAPTSEKLEPYLKQLENTFHVAFIYDGSEINKDLVIAINSRRRNSGKLDDALRDLPSQAGIEYTIVGNNVILKKATIAPKAADDNVVVKGRITTREGSNTVPLPGVNVMLKGTRTGTTTNGNGEFAIKVPQNGVLVFSMVGYKSVERVVSGSNPVFNIELQQESKSLSEVDVVATGYQTLDRKLFTGAATTLKGSDVKRDGITDVSRMLEGRVAGVSVQNVSGTFGAAPKIRVRGATSINGDNKPLWVVDGVVLEDVVNISNEQLSTGDPNTLIGSSVAGLNPDDIESFVILKDAAATAQYGARAMNGVIVVTTKKGKNTAGVPNISYTGNFTSYLKPSYSSYDILNSSDQMNVYLEMLNKGWLNHSSTANNANGGVFTKMYNEMYDYDTATGNYKLNNNIPSEKAFLQRYADANTNWFDVLFKNSLMMEHSLSVSSGSERSQFYASTSFLHDNGWSIGDNVKRFTGNLRGSFKINDRLSFELLTQASVRDQMAPGTLGRLSNPVFGQYDRDFDINPFSYALNTSRVLTPYDDQGNLEYFTRDYAPFNIIHELQNNTLGLTQIDFKGQGGLKYKITKTLQYSFDGSYRYAKTSQEHKVTENSNQAEAYRAGVAEQNTTIMNNNRFLYHNPDDPNALPVTVLPYGGFYNTVDDNITNYYFRNALEWNTSFRQDHLVNVYAAQELRYINRQHKTFDGYGYQFDQGGVPFIDPNIVKQNVESNFNYYSMNYNYERYLNYQMRAAYSYKGKYSFNATGRYDGSNLLGQSKTARWLPTWNVSGAWNIDNENFMQRNTRLLHVLSSARLRATYGLTASMGPATNSSLYLQAHTTNRPYLSERETVLYIAGLENSELTFEKQKELDLGLDLGFLGDRITLTADYYDRRGFDLIGPIRTSGIGGEETKVANYADMRSKGQEVTLGIAIIKQKDWSWNTQLTFAHNKNKITNLKNQPNIFDLVKPDGGAQEGYAQRGLFSIPFVGLDHLTGIPYFTNEDGTRSTNVYLQSDVTKYLHYEGPVDPTFTGGYYNSVRYKALTFSALLTFSAGNKVRLNPIFKTSYTDLDAMSSIFLKRWEMPGDEAHTNVPSIITPRESGKLDGYPYNNYNYSDARVADGGFVRLKTVSLGYMMPPTLVRRAGLKTASLTLVANNVWLIYADKKLNGQDPEFFGAGGVALPIPRQFTLSLKVGL
- a CDS encoding FecR family protein, giving the protein MALEDQALLLIVRHLNTPEDEHLSTAVENWRAQAPGNETYYREVCKLWQASSAASVLRDIDVATAVARLEEKMSPLPGAVPGMYAAYEAGAARSRRKRWAWSAAAAVAALLAVAGGYRLTRKGTVKMLTRATHQLRDSLQLSDGSTVYLDVNTTLAYPEKFVADNRNIVLENGDAFFKIAQDSMRPFTVTMDRTAVKVLGTSFNIHKDTTHIAVDVKTGRVMFLSDNQPMAVLNAGTIARYNLQTDSIITYSNQNQNSDAWLTGELRFVDEPLKKVFGKLEDHYHVQIDLDTNLSNLGKLNATFNNNSLEEVIKLLEQTYPIRIEQQGDRLIVKNK
- a CDS encoding RagB/SusD family nutrient uptake outer membrane protein; this translates as MKSKYLLLSAALLLSGTSCKKYLEQAPDQRTQLNTVQKVAEILGTAYTQADYATFTEAASDNAEDKGINVGTLDPMNQDAYNWTDVRSRDGGSPTGFWNASYAAIAAANAALDAIAKAADPKPYQPYKGEALVARAYAHFMLAILYATPYEPGGKNTAPGIPYVVTPEKVVFQKYDRGTVQETYDKIEKDLLEGLPLLRNSAYAVPKYHFNTAAAYAFAARFYLFKHEYDKVVEYATAAFPGNSFASNIRPWNTTYYNASANEMQIMFTQASQNSNLLLTEAPSIWARNNSFYRYGMGYYLNDELSTQMVTGTNFSGEKMYSYGGANFTLLKWNELFVRSSPNANIGIPYAMMIQFTADELLMNRAEAYANLGQNDLALADINTFASTRIRNYNPATHGVTLAKIEDFYGISDPKQGLVQTILDFKKREFIQEGLRWLDIIRLKLPVVHNVKAQNNSDTYVTLQPDDPRRLFQLPEEVALSNVPLNPR
- a CDS encoding RNA polymerase sigma-70 factor, which translates into the protein MSVDTDFVGKVTFTRLYAAHFQTFALLAMQYVKDMRVAEDIVQDTFLKYWEAPFTLENPQALKTYFGRIIINRSLNHLKREKNLQRHHELIGQEITEQDVFERLHESELQVMVYGEIERLPEQCKKVFKMNRFDGLKYREIAEQLQLSERTVENHIAHALKVLRKNLLEEKSFKANFEKYKSLLLILSMH